In Prunus dulcis chromosome 1, ALMONDv2, whole genome shotgun sequence, the following are encoded in one genomic region:
- the LOC117614435 gene encoding probable receptor-like serine/threonine-protein kinase At5g57670 → MKYIRTNSLKRLFSLKWRSLEEATSLNGSKGEENNGSFKNVEEAELSPKPTWKCFSYEEISDATNGFSSENLVGKGGYAEVYRGILKDGEEIAVKRLTKAVTDERKEKEFLNEIGTIGHVCHPNVLSLVGCCIDNGLYLIFHFSSKGSVASLLHDEDLPPMDWKTRYKISIGTARGLHYLHKGCQRRIIHRDIKSTNILLTPDFEPQISDFGLAKWLPSQWTHHSIAPIEGTFGHLAPEYYMHGIVDEKTDVFAFGVILLELISGRKPVDGSHQSLHSWAKPILNQGEIEKLVDPRLRGAYDVTELKRLAFAGSLCIRASPTWRPTMTEVLEVMGSEGDIDKERWKMPEEEKEQDEFWGFDFEDLEYECNNSSFSISPHDSISTGSC, encoded by the exons ATGAAATACATTAGGACCAACAGCTTGAAACGGCTATTCTCACTCAAATGGAGAAGTTTAGAAGAAGCCACAAGCCTAAATGGTTCTAAAGGGGAAGAAAACAATGGAAGTTTCAAGAATGTTGAAGAAGCTGAGCTTTCTCCCAAACCCACCTGGAAATGCTTTTCCTATGAAGAAATTTCTGATGCCACCAATGGTTTCAGCTCAG AAAATTTGGTTGGAAAAGGAGGCTATGCAGAGGTGTACAGAGGAATTCTAAAAGATGGTGAGGAAATTGCAGTGAAGAGGCTCACAAAAGCTGTCACTGAtgaaaggaaagagaaggagTTCTTGAATGAGATTGGGACCATTGGCCATGTGTGCCATCCAAATGTCTTGTCACTTGTGGGTTGTTGCATTGACAATGGGCTTTATCTCATCTTCCATTTCTCCTCTAAAGGCTCTGTTGCTTCTCTTCTCCATG ATGAGGATTTACCACCCATGGATTGGAAAACAAGGTACAAGATATCTATTGGGACAGCTAGAGGCCTCCATTACTTGCACAAGGGCTGCCAGAGAAGGATAATTCACAGGGACATTAAGTCcacaaatattttattgacTCCAGATTTTGAGCCACAG ATATCTGATTTTGGACTAGCAAAATGGCTTCCATCTCAATGGACTCATCATTCAATTGCTCCAATTGAAGGGACATTTGG GCACTTAGCACCTGAGTACTATATGCATGGAATTGTGGATGAAAAAACCGATGTGTTTGCTTTTGGGGTTATTTTATTAGAGCTCATTTCAGGCAGAAAACCAGTGGATGGCTCTCACCAAAGCTTACATAGCTGG GCAAAACCAATATTAAACCAAGGAGAAATTGAAAAGCTAGTAGATCCAAGGCTTAGAGGGGCCTATGATGTTACAGAGCTGAAAAGACTTGCCTTTGCAGGATCTCTCTGcattagagcatctccaacatGGCGCCCTACCATGACCGAG GTATTGGAGGTCATGGGATCAGAAGGGGACATAGATAAAGAGAGATGGAAGATGCCAGAGGAGGAAAAAGAGCAAGAtgagttttggggttttgattttgaggaTCTAGAATATGAATGCAATAACAGTTCCTTCTCAATTTCTCCACATGATTCCATTTCAACAGGAAGTTGTTGA